The following DNA comes from Fusarium fujikuroi IMI 58289 draft genome, chromosome FFUJ_chr03.
CCCTCCACTGATATCATCACCTATCACCAATATCGCCTCTTGTCCTATTATCTGACCGAGCTGGCAACGTGTCACCACCCTCCTTTTGCCAACTTTTCCAACTCTAGACCCCCAAGAACCGGAGTACTTTACCCTCAGAAGCCTGTCACATCGCGATTCTCCCCGTCGTGCGCAGCCCTGATTGGCGCCGACGACCCGAAGCAGAGGGGTCGGACCATCGCCACTATTTGTCGAGCATTACCGCTTTCACACTCGTGCATGACGCTCGGGGAGTCTATTTTCTTGGAGGACCAGCGAATCAGGGTGTTTGGGATGAGCTTGTTTGAGGCACGGGATGCGACTTGGATTTTCTTGCCCTGGAAGAGTCAAAAGATGAGAGAGTTTGAGATTTGGCGGTGAATCGGACGCGTAAGATATGCGCTCACTGCTACGAAttttctcaagaagaacagtTATTAGTTGTATTCTTTGTATTGAGACAATCGCCATGGAAAAGCTGAAAGACGGCTGGAGAGGTGGGCTGTAGCGTGGGGTggcctccatctccatctccatcttggATGCGCAACAtcaaaagaagcttaagGCGAGGCTTGGCACGAAGAACGTCAGCAACTTTGCTCGCCTAGAGCCGCCAAGCCAATCGCGTCCGCTGAACCGCACAGCATTTGATCTGCAGTCAATGGGTTGTCCTCGGGGAGATATAATCGTTGCCGGAGCGGATCGATAAAGACCCATAGGAATTCTGTTCAGTGTGTGCGACTCCCAGACTAAATCAAGATATGAACCAAGATTGAGCAGTGGACAGTACATAGTTGAGGGTCTTTGTGGTAGAATGAGCATTGAATGGCCTCAAGATAGGGTATTAGAATAAAATCCGGGCAAAAGGTATCTTAAACTTGGTCTAAATTTAAATCATTTCATtatttaggatcaaggtctcgagttttctttcctcccctacaATAGGCGTAGGCCAAGATTTTCTTCGTCGTTGGCTATCTCAATGTTCAAGATCAGCAATCTGAAACTTCAACCATCAGACCACAGAAAAACGGCGACATCACGATTGAACCGTTAATAAATAACCATAACAAACGGAATCCCATTTAATACATcctataaataaaatagcaTGATTCTTCCCCATCACTTTATCCGGCCCCACCAAAGCTTGTCAAACGATAAGATAGAGGGACCCGCCTTGACAACGCCCTTTACCATGTCTTGTCATTGTCAACTGGGTCCCATCGTGTCAAGACGCAACGCCCTTTGCCATGTCTTGACATGCTGCTAATAGAAAATTACCAAATAATTTGATGCTTTTACCGAAAAAAGACTGCCATTCCGTGGTCTCATGCCACCGCTTGACGTAAAATAAATTCATGCTTCAACAATAAAGCCATCGATTGCCCCCCTGACCTTTGATGTCCGTTTTATCCTATTATCCTTCCCCTGACTTCAGATCATCAGCTCTACAGTGCTACACATTCGACTTCACAGACGAGACTCGAGTATTCAGGGTATCATATCTCTCATTACAACTATTAACTGCTATACGCCAAAAAAGGACACAAAACTTTTGCTACTTTTCCAACACCCAAAACTCCGAATCGAAACTCGTTTACATTTCCTCTCGTCCCTTGCTCAGATCGACCTCAGCCAGAGAAACAACCTTGGTTCGGCAGATGAGCTTGTGGCCAACATACAACGCGGCGAAAAGCATCAAGCTGATGTAGTTGGAGAAGAAATCGGCTACGCTCCAATCGATGAAGGCGGTGAAACCACAAGTGATGGTGATCAAGCCCACGAAGAAAGCGCCGTAGTAGGAGAGGTAAGGCTGGAGAGGAGCGAGGTATGGAAGCTCCGAGCGGGGAATTCCCTGCACGCGCATGATCTTCTGGAAGCGGATATGGCAGACATTGATCAGGACCCAGGTGATGAAGCACGAGGTGGAACTGACGTTGAGAAGCCAGTTGAACACCTCCGCTCCGCTGGAGGAAAGGTTGATGTAGGCGATAAGACCCATGACGGAGCATGAAGCCACGGCAAAGTAGGGAGTTCCATACTTGTTGGTGCGCTTCATGAAAGCGGGCGCAAGACCATCCTCAGCGAGTGCGACCATGATACGGCTACTAGAGTAGACGTTTGAGTTGGCAGCTGTGAGAATGGCAGAGAGAAGAACGGCGTTGATGATGTCAGGAAGAACCTTGACACCAGCGCGGGtggcgacgacgacgagaggtgaagcagaagcatcCTGAGCACCAGAGTCAAGTCGGGGGTCGTTGAAGGGAACGTTGATTCCGACAAAGAATACGGTCGCCATGAACAAGCTGAAGATTCCCCAGAAAGTCCAACGGATAGCCTGGGGAATGGCCTTGCGGGGGTTGGCGGTCTCACCGGCGCCTACACCGACGAGCTCAGTGCCCTGGTAGGAGAAACCAGCAGTGACGAGGACAGCCCAAAAACCGACGAAGCGGCCCGTGGCGCCGTCAATGTCCATGTAGGTGTTTGTGACGCCGGGATCCTTCCAGTACTTGAAGCCAATGTAGCCCTCCTCGCCAACACCAGCGTTTACgcagatggagaagatgatgaagccaatGATGGTGACGACCTTGATCATGGAGAACCAcatctcaatctctccaaAGATCCTCACGGGGACAAAGTTCAACGCCGTAAACAACGCCCAGAAAACACTAATCCAGATGGCAATGCTAAGATCCGAGTCCCAATACTGGATGATGATTCCCGCGGCCACAAGCTCCAGCGCAAAAGTGATAGACCAGCTAAACCAGTACAGCCAGCCCATGGCGAAGCCCAGCGTGGGATCGACGAAGCGAGCGGCGTACGAGGTGAAGGAACCAGTGATGGGGATGTACGCTGCCATCTCGCCCAGGCTGACCATGACGGAGTAGACGACGGAGCCCATGAAGGCGAATGCGACGAGGAGCGACACGGGGCCAGCCTTGACGAGGGCAGGGCCGACACCGAGGAAGAGACCTGTTCCAATGGTGCCGCCGATGGCGATGAACTGCAGGTGACGCGAGCTCATGGCCCTGTCGAGGCCAGCCTCGCCGGTCTCGACATCTTCCTTGGAGGGGGTTTTCTTCTCGTTGCTAACACGAGGGGACTTTTCGTCCGCTGAGGAAGAATCCATGAGCATGATGGCTGTATCACTGTCTTGCAATGAAGTTGTCGATAATGCAACACACACAATTAACGAGGAGAAGACAGGATGACTCGCTTGAAAGAAGGGAGAAGAGACGAGCCCGAGTGGtaagatgagatgagtagAGAGAGACCGAGACCAAGTGGGCTGGCAATGACTCTGTTATGTAAAAAAATGAAATGTCAACGGGGATGGGTATATCAATCGGGAATGAATGGGCCCATTACGAAAATTTTCGATATCGGACCAGACCAAAACCTTGGTGCTGTAGGAATTGGTCTGTGTGAGTGGATGTAATCCATCTACATCCAGCGAGATTTGCTCTCAAGTATTTGCCTCTCGGTATGAGCGATCTCAGTGATCATCACAGCACAACACTTGTTCCAATTACCCAATTTCCCCAGCTTCCTATTCCGATTGAATCACGCTATACACCACAGCTATATAATACACATCATATTTTACATACACAAGCAGTAAAGGAGCCCTCCGTGTTACTGGGTTAATCACGTTGAATGTGAAATATCGCGAGATGTTTTGTAATTCTGTAGTTTCCGGCTCGTTACCGATTGAGTTAGGTTTCCCGAGCCGCCACGCTAAAAGCATTCTAGCTTCTCAGTGAAAAGTTCTCAAGGGCCAGGGGTTCACATTTTTTTTCTCACGCGCGCCACTGATGGAAAAATCCTTGCCACGGGCTGTCCGCTGCAAAACCACGCACAGCAGCCAATAAGCGCCCCTGAAAGAttgaaaaaagagaaaatttCAGGTGGCTTGACATTCTGCATGGAACAAATCGAAGCTTTGGATCGGGTGGCTTAAGTTAAGGTACATGCAGCAGCTCGTGGTCTGACAAGGCAGCCCTCCCATGCTCTCTTCCAGCTGGTCAGCTTTTTAAACTATCGGGCCATTTCGTACAAGGATATGCGGCTCTTTCTGCCGACGACAACCTCGCATCTCCGAcgtgactgactgactgttgTTGTGAATGAATCACTCTCCATTATCGGAGAGCACCGACCATCGATAAAACCTGCTAGACTCACTGATACTGGAGACGAAATAATGGATCTAGCCGAGTGATTTTGATACGGTTACGTGATGCACGAAATAAGCATTCATGGCGTCAAACGGGATTGAGGAGAACCTGGGCTTTGGGTGTTTTCATTATGTACTGTCTCCGCAAGATGCCATCACCGTTACGGGCCGAGACTGTCAGTTGAGTCATGAGGCGTTCCGATGTGACGGGAGTGGTTGTGATGCTTCAATCGGATATCAAGCCTCAATCCCCAGGTCACATAACGGCTCGAGATGTTCTAACCCCCAAAACACAGTATAGTTGGCCATTGGCAACATCCACTCGGATGACAAAACATTCCACCACTGCATACCCGTCTCTTCCCTCCGCGTTATCCCCATCATTCGACAATCTCGCTTCCCTCCCCCGCCGTCTCACCACAGTTTACCTGACAAATTGTTTGGCGATCGAGTTGTGTAATACTAACCTTCCAGCTTGGACCTAGCTAGGATCGTGATAGGGAAATAAGATCCGGGAGATCTTCCCGCGAGGGATGCATGAACTGACTGAGTTACGGGCGCAGGTCCGATAGGCTCTATGCTTGATGGTCTATTCTTGGCAATTTATTGTTGGTTGTTTGATGTGAGATTCAAAAGGACCTTGTATCCATGCGAACGAAGAGTGAGCGTCAGACCACCCGGCTTGCGGCCAAGCTGTGACGGATCACCCTAGCAATGCGgagccttcttggctttgggttACACTGCGATAACTTCAAGTAGCCACGACGTTCGAATTTAAAGCTTCAAGTCATCGTAATTAAGGATCAACGAGAAGCTGTTGTAGTTTGCTCGCAAGATTTAATCACGTTTATATCAGTGCAGTGCCAGATATTAACTACTGGTTAAGCTGAGACTGTCACAGTGGACTAAAATTGCAGTGAAGGTTCCCGACCCGAAATAAGTAATGTTTTTTGAATCCATGCAGACTGCTGCGCTGCAGCTCAACATCATATTCGAAACGAGCACTGGGCAATTTTAAGGTGGAAGCAGAGGTAAGTATTTATTATTCCGTAGCATTAACAATTCTCCATGGTGCAAAATAGTGGCATGAAACAAAAGACAATTTCCATCATGCACCATACACAATGAATCCTCCAGTATCCTTCTATGGTATCATTCAAGACAAGCAGTCAGTCAATCGTAAAAGCACCCCAGCCCTCGAGTCTAAGCTCAGGCTTCTTATGCTATCATTCATAAATAATCCCCATTTCAGTTAGAGCAGTAGTCCGCTTCGGCTTACTCGAGGCAAACTTATGATGATCTCAAGATGGGTGACCAAGCTTATCGGTCATGAATGACCTGCTGAACCTTGGGGTACACTCTGCACATCTCCTGGTAAAGCTCGGGGTGGTCGCGCCACATGACCTGGGGATCCCAACCGGCAGCAACAAAGATCGTCTCGACACCGCTCGAAATCGGGGTGGTGAAGATGTTGGCGATCTGGAAGCCGATGAGGAACGAGAACGCCATGACGACTGCTGTATATTGACCGTCGCTGTTGTAAGAGGGGTCGGTGAAGTAGAGATAGAGGTAGGCCAGGAGACCGCAAGCGTATGCGATGAAGAGGCCGCCGAACGAAAGGACGGGTCCGATGAGGCAGTCCTACACAAGTTAGAAGCGTGCTTGAAGATAAAAGCGATTGTACTTACATTGATCAGAGCATCAATTCCACGgtccttgatcatcttccATGTGTCCTTGGCAGCCGCAAAGTAAGCCTTGCCGTAAAGCGCAATGTGGCAGAAAGCATATCTGTTGATGAATTCAACAGCCCACTCCAAAATACCAAGAAGGCAGCCAATGCAACAGAACAGAGCGTATCCCAACATACTGCCATCCGCAGCCTCCTGGTTACGAGCAGCGGTGCAGATCTGGCGGACGAACTGGATGATAGCGACCAACAAGCTACCCAGGGCGATGGAACCGAAACTGTAGGTCAAGGCTCTCTTCGCTGAAGCGCGAGTGGCGTCCTTGGGGAAGTTGTGGGGGTTGAAGTACCATGAACCATAGACGCCGGCAATCGTGGTGTGGATGGTGTTCTTGAGCCACTCGGAGAACCAGTACATGGTAAAcgtgatgaagacgatgaggccGATGACCTTGCCTTTACCGCAGCCGCCATCGGCGCAGGATGGGTTATCGTTTGCAGGCTGATACTTGATGTAGATTGCGACAAGAGTGATCGAGAACCAAGCAGACATGGCCGTCGCGATGATGCCTCCGATCAGACTGGTGAGGTAGACATGACCATACTTCTTGCTAACGTCGATGGTAGTTCGAAGCATCAGCGCCGAGAAGGGAATTCGCGAAATCCACGTCCAGAAACAGAAGGCCATGAAAAGTCCAAAGATGAGGAACACAATTCCAGCAGACCAGTATCTGCGCCAGAGGTAAAAGATGGCAGTTCCAAGAGCCCAGCAGACGTTCAGAATGCCAGTGACCCAAATAAACTGCTTCGGAAACAACCGCGCCATCCAAACGTACGCATACGAGAGGACAAACGCAACAGCGAGCACAAACATGAACAAGATAACAGTACTCGTGTTCAGCGAGAAGTCATTCCTGTTACCGTAAATCCCCGATCCAGCGTTACCCTTATTGGCAGCATATCCCTGAAGCGCAATACCAGAAACGACGACGTAGCCGGccatgaagaggatgaagaggattcCAGCCCAGAGATCGTTCCACTTTGGCTTGGGGATCTTGAACTGCTCTTCGAACGAGGCCTTCTCGTTGCCGCCGTAGCCTTGGGCGGGCATGTAGCCGTTGCCATTCTGGGGGGCAGCTTGTTGGTAgggctgctgaggaggaggctgttgATATTGTTGCTGGTGTGTCGCAGggggaggttgaggttggtATTGTTGTTGATAGCCGCCGCCATTGGAGTAGCCGTACGGCGGCTGTTGGTTCGGATTGTAGTAATTGTCGGCTTCGCCCATTGTCGCTGCTTGTGATAGTGATGTCTTGATGAGTTTGCGATGAACTTGGACGAATTGAATGTCGCCGTGATCTAATGGAGGTTATCGCGATGGAGTCGTGATCAGCGCAGGGATACCAAGTACCGAATCGCGATACGAAAACTCAACCGCGCTTAGTAGTTAATTCAACCACGATTGATACTTCAATCgattctgatgatgaagaaatcaAGAGTAAACACAAAAAGTCAAAAAGGGAGGGCACACCAAAAAAAGATCATGATCACACACAGTCCAGTCCAAGCGGGTCCCTCCAAGATTGCCCAAGAATCAAAGACATCACACAACGAGCTTGGCCCAGACTCAATGACCTCATCGAGGCGCCAGAGCTGTAACGCAGAATGGCTTAGATCCCCGTGCTGCACCAATCATGTTTACGATCAGCGGCAAGCTCCCTGTAGCTACAGGGCCTGGAGAGCTGAAGACCAAGAGCCGCTAGTGGCTTGTCTAAATGCCGACCTGCCGAGCGCCCAACCTATCTTAATCTTGCCTGTGATTTTAAGGTGGGAATTTCCGTTATGCTTAAGAGATGTCCGAGCGGCTTGATCAAAGAGTGTGCTTGTTTAAGGTCGTTTGTAATTCTTTGTTTCATATGGATACACAAATGACTACGTTGTGTAATGAATGCAGCTCGCCTGATGCTGAATTCATCATCGGTCGTCGCGACGGAGACGGAGAACATTCCAGTGCTTGGCGTGAGCTGATTGAAACCTTGTTATTCTCGTATCATTAACGCGATGGGAATAAAGGACGGGGAGTTTCGGAGGATGCCTTTACGGTTCCATCTTCGGTAGTGCCTGCAGCCTGCAACGCTTTGGCCTTGTTCCTGGATCTCAGATATGACGCCCACCATCGCATACTATTACAGGCTACTCAAGACAACGCACAGCACGCTCGCTCCTCGTAAAGACTACCTGATCAGCTCTTCTGTCTTTTTTTGAATAGAACGTAGTGTATTAATTACAACGCCAGGGTATCACTCAATTCCACAAATACAAACCCTCGATTGCATTGGATCACCAACTGAAGGATGCCCAAGCCATCGTCGCATATCCAACGCCTTTCGCGTTCTTAATATCTTCATGTCTCAACCTCGCTCCCAAGTTTGCATCCAACGTCAAGAGCTCCAGCTTCTAAAAGACCCCGCATTCGAGAACGTCGAACTATCCGATCCAATGCGCCTCTAGGCATCGTCGATCTGCGTCCCTGTCTCATCATACTCCATGACCTCTTCCAGCGCCGCCAGACTCTCATTATCATGCCCAATCTGCCTTCTTGCATTAAGGGCAGCGATCCGCTTGTTATCAGGTCTGAGAATGCTCCACATCTCAGCCGTCACTGCGATCGCGCTTGCGTCGGATGTGCTGCACGACATCGTAGCTTTCATCCATGCGAGCTGCTTACCTGAGAGATGCCAGAGCATGAGGTATGCTTCATTATAGCTGAGTTTGAACATGGTAGATGCTTTGAGGAGCTCCCATCTGCTGAGGGATGGATCGCCGTTCCATTTGTCGAGGAGGGGCTTAACTTGCTTCGACATCAGGAGCTCTTGGGGCGGTTGATATGAGGACCATTTCTGATATAGTTCTCTGACTTTGGCGGGAAATTCATTGTGCGAGGAATCGATTCTCCCTCCCGCCATCGCCCTCTTCCACTCTTTAATGGTCCCGGAAACCTGCGCGTGGAGCGCAGTCATGAGTCTGCCAATGATCTTCGATTCGTTCTTCTGGCTTTCAAAGTCGTCCCAAAGACGGGCCAAATCCTTGTCCCACGCTTGCACAGGAACATCCTTCCCAAAGAGAGCATCATAGAATCTCTTCAACACATCTGCGATTGTGTCTTCAGCCACCACGaacttgagctcatcaaggatATGGATAGAACCGTCCCTGTTGACGTAGTTGCGTCTAGAACTCCTGTCATTTTCATATTCTGGGTCTTTGCCCTTCATGTTCATGTCGCGCTTCAGCCGATCGTAGTCCTCGCGAGTGAACAACAGTCCTTGTTTGGCTTGGTCGACCAGTAGAGCGACTAATGTGCTCAAAGCAACAGCTCGCTCACTGTTCACACCTCTTTCGAGATAGCACAGCTTTTCTTTAAACTTGGTTGCGATACCTAGATACCCAGGTTGCATGTTGAATGATATCGCTGTACAAAGAAAATATGCGCATGCACTGTCGACATCGGCCGCCGCATTCAAGATGGACTCGAAACTTGGGTTGCACTTTCGGAGATATCCTTGTCCAACGAGATCAGGCTCGACTGGTTTTGGCGCgttgttgaagttgttgacAATATCAGGGTCCCAGCAGATCCAAGCCAAATCGCCGTCGTAGTCGCCACCAGAAAGCAAATCGGCCAGCGGAGACTTACCCTTCGACGAGAAGACAATGACATCTTTGAGTCTTTTCAGGTTCGGTCGGAATACAGCTTTGACTTTCTGAATGTCGCTGACAAAGTGAGCAGGGGCTCGAGCTACGAGGATGTCGATCCCATCGAGTAGTGTGTCTGATTCGCCGTCTGCTTGGAATTTCGAGGAGAAAGCAAGCTGTACCTCGCCTTCTTCCAAAGTACCGGTAAAGTCCACCGTCATGAATGCATAAGTTGAGCGAGGAATCTTGatgttcatcttctctttgagCTGGTCAGCCTGTCTTTTCTGGGCTTTCCATACCATGTCTCGCAGAAACCGACACTTGGTGGCGTCAAAGCCAGCGTCGAGCATGTATGAGATaatgtcttcttctcgctctgGTAGGGCGCCTAGGAAGGGGACGTTTCCCAATGTCGCTCGGTCAAAGCCGCGATGTGTAAACCCACGAAGATTGGTCGGATGGGTCATGGCAGCGAGCTGACCCCCGATCTCCTCTTGAAGGCCATTCGCGAGGTGACGAGCAATGACATTGCGCATGTCCTGGGGTACATGTGCCTGTGCCTCGAGAACCGGGATGAATTGTGTATTGAGAGCAGCTGACCGTAGCTCTCTGGACCACTCGCGTACCTCGAATGTCCGGTGGTGAACGTCTTCGAAGTCGCAATTCCATTTTCGCTGCGAGGGATAAGTCTCGATCCAATCGTCATTGTCCAATCCATCATCTTCGACGTCGACAATCCACATCCCTTTCGCGCTGCCAATACGAGCCTGGAACGCACATGGCGTTTCCAAGAGTCCCATGTGCGTTGCTATCCTGCGCGCAAGGTTTCGAGACATTCGGCCGATACCATCACCCATATCTTTttgctccttcttct
Coding sequences within:
- a CDS encoding probable lysine permease produces the protein MLMDSSSADEKSPRVSNEKKTPSKEDVETGEAGLDRAMSSRHLQFIAIGGTIGTGLFLGVGPALVKAGPVSLLVAFAFMGSVVYSVMVSLGEMAAYIPITGSFTSYAARFVDPTLGFAMGWLYWFSWSITFALELVAAGIIIQYWDSDLSIAIWISVFWALFTALNFVPVRIFGEIEMWFSMIKVVTIIGFIIFSICVNAGVGEEGYIGFKYWKDPGVTNTYMDIDGATGRFVGFWAVLVTAGFSYQGTELVGVGAGETANPRKAIPQAIRWTFWGIFSLFMATVFFVGINVPFNDPRLDSGAQDASASPLVVVATRAGVKVLPDIINAVLLSAILTAANSNVYSSSRIMVALAEDGLAPAFMKRTNKYGTPYFAVASCSVMGLIAYINLSSSGAEVFNWLLNVSSTSCFITWVLINVCHIRFQKIMRVQGIPRSELPYLAPLQPYLSYYGAFFVGLITITCGFTAFIDWSVADFFSNYISLMLFAALYVGHKLICRTKVVSLAEVDLSKGREEM
- a CDS encoding related to transporter-like protein CTL2, encoding MGEADNYYNPNQQPPYGYSNGGGYQQQYQPQPPPATHQQQYQQPPPQQPYQQAAPQNGNGYMPAQGYGGNEKASFEEQFKIPKPKWNDLWAGILFILFMAGYVVVSGIALQGYAANKGNAGSGIYGNRNDFSLNTSTVILFMFVLAVAFVLSYAYVWMARLFPKQFIWVTGILNVCWALGTAIFYLWRRYWSAGIVFLIFGLFMAFCFWTWISRIPFSALMLRTTIDVSKKYGHVYLTSLIGGIIATAMSAWFSITLVAIYIKYQPANDNPSCADGGCGKGKVIGLIVFITFTMYWFSEWLKNTIHTTIAGVYGSWYFNPHNFPKDATRASAKRALTYSFGSIALGSLLVAIIQFVRQICTAARNQEAADGSMLGYALFCCIGCLLGILEWAVEFINRYAFCHIALYGKAYFAAAKDTWKMIKDRGIDALINDCLIGPVLSFGGLFIAYACGLLAYLYLYFTDPSYNSDGQYTAVVMAFSFLIGFQIANIFTTPISSGVETIFVAAGWDPQVMWRDHPELYQEMCRVYPKVQQVIHDR